A window from Deltaproteobacteria bacterium encodes these proteins:
- a CDS encoding TetR/AcrR family transcriptional regulator — protein sequence MFTELSFSERKRASVLIGAAKVFVEEGFSQSTMDRVAQVAGVSKRTVYKHFRSKQELFNIIVDGIWTRITEWSVEWMNPEGDPHEELRAFALEMLHQVLHPEVLPVLRMAAAEFMQRPDLGRQFYERTGSFGLEDLSVYLGQAHEKGCLEVEDAALAAAQFHALIKDPLMWPQMMGFQAAPTEHETAEVIEQAITLFLSLYGKKR from the coding sequence ATGTTTACTGAATTGAGCTTTTCTGAACGAAAACGAGCAAGTGTGCTCATAGGGGCGGCAAAAGTCTTTGTGGAAGAGGGTTTCTCTCAGTCCACAATGGATCGTGTGGCTCAGGTGGCTGGCGTTAGTAAGCGCACGGTCTACAAACATTTTCGCTCCAAGCAGGAGCTTTTCAACATCATCGTTGATGGTATTTGGACACGTATTACTGAGTGGAGCGTGGAGTGGATGAACCCTGAAGGGGACCCTCACGAAGAGCTGCGTGCATTCGCGCTTGAGATGCTTCACCAAGTTTTGCACCCGGAAGTACTGCCTGTTTTGAGAATGGCCGCTGCGGAATTTATGCAACGCCCTGATTTGGGGCGACAATTCTACGAGCGCACGGGAAGCTTTGGCTTGGAAGACTTAAGTGTCTATCTGGGACAAGCTCACGAAAAGGGTTGCCTGGAGGTCGAAGACGCAGCACTGGCGGCGGCTCAGTTTCACGCATTGATTAAAGATCCATTGATGTGGCCTCAGATGATGGGTTTTCAAGCTGCCCCCACAGAGCACGAAACCGCTGAAGTCATCGAGCAGGCGATTACGCTTTTTTTGAGTCTCTACGGAAAAAAACGTTGA
- a CDS encoding SDR family oxidoreductase codes for MKKSMKDKVVLITGAASGIGRLTALEMARNGAKLVIWDINESALEAVCNELDRVGSHKSHGYICDISSRDTVYSVAKEVLAEVGAVDVLINNAGIVSGKNILDIPDEKIELTFGVNTMALFWTTKAFLPEMLKRDSGHIVTIASSAGLVGAAKLTDYCASKWAAVGFDEALRMELRENSPGVKTTVVCPFFIDTGMFKGASTRFPLILPILKEKNVANKIVNAIQTEKKQLIMPGFIGIVPLMRATPVWFFDAVADVLGINKSMADFIGRKSATISDLNKRFRTG; via the coding sequence ATGAAAAAGTCCATGAAAGATAAAGTTGTTCTGATTACAGGTGCAGCCAGCGGTATTGGCCGTTTAACTGCACTGGAAATGGCCCGTAATGGTGCCAAACTCGTCATTTGGGACATCAACGAAAGTGCCCTCGAAGCAGTATGTAACGAACTGGACCGAGTGGGTAGCCACAAGAGTCATGGTTATATTTGCGATATCTCCAGCCGCGACACTGTATACAGCGTTGCCAAAGAAGTTTTAGCAGAGGTCGGAGCGGTTGATGTTTTGATCAACAACGCGGGTATCGTGAGTGGCAAAAACATCCTCGACATCCCCGATGAGAAAATCGAGCTGACCTTTGGCGTGAACACAATGGCTCTTTTTTGGACCACAAAAGCCTTCTTGCCTGAGATGCTCAAGCGCGATTCTGGCCATATTGTCACCATCGCATCGTCTGCCGGACTGGTTGGCGCGGCCAAATTAACAGATTATTGTGCAAGTAAATGGGCTGCCGTAGGTTTTGATGAGGCCCTCAGAATGGAGTTACGCGAGAATTCACCCGGCGTAAAAACTACCGTGGTGTGCCCTTTCTTCATCGACACTGGCATGTTTAAGGGCGCTTCAACGCGATTTCCTCTGATATTACCCATCCTTAAAGAGAAAAACGTCGCTAATAAGATAGTGAACGCCATCCAAACCGAGAAAAAGCAACTAATAATGCCCGGGTTCATCGGAATCGTACCGCTGATGCGTGCTACCCCTGTGTGGTTTTTTGATGCAGTCGCGGATGTTTTGGGTATCAACAAAAGCATGGCCGACTTCATCGGGCGCAAGTCGGCGACCATTTCAGACTTGAATAAGCGCTTTAGAACAGGCTAA